Below is a window of Poecile atricapillus isolate bPoeAtr1 chromosome 2, bPoeAtr1.hap1, whole genome shotgun sequence DNA.
AGTCCTGGCCACGGGGCTGGGGCGAAGGGGGGACACTAGTCCCGATTAGCAGCAACAACACCCACGGCCGCTGTTATCGCCGCCGTTACCGCTATTGCCGCTATTACCGGCACCGCCACCGCCACCTCCCGCCCGCGCCTCCCGCACCGCCGCAAAATGGCGCCGCCGCGGCCGCTCCGTCTGCGCCCGGCACCGcgctcggggcggggccgcgcccgcCCCTCACAAAGGAGGCGACGAACGCTGCAGGGAGACCCGCTGCGCATGCTCGCCCCCTCCGCCCCGGGAGCGCGCCTGGGCCACAGCGGGAACGAGCGCGCTGgtccccggccccgccccttcAGGTGTGGGGgtgctgttgctgttgctgcgAAATGTGGAATATGTAAACAAATATCCTTTGAAAGGATGTTTTTTGATGTCTGATATTTGTGAGCTTTCAAGCCTAATCAGTAAGAAGGGAGATTTAATCCCTGAAAGAGACAGCTGAGAAGCAAGCGCTAAGTGGTGTCCTGGCGTTAAAAAGACAAGTTAGCTGTCGATAGAATTGCCTTGTGAAGGTTCAGGGGTGGACACGTTTCAATGATATGCCACCTAGGGGGAGGTTAACAAAGCTAGGGAAGAAGGATGTACCACTGATAGTAGACACAATGAATGCAGAATTCACGAGCCACAAGGACATTTGGCAGAACTCCCAcgataaggaaaaaaaatattaaagacaaCTTGGCGACTGTAGTGAAGCAGCTCTGACTGGGTAAAAGGTAATTCCGGCAGGGGGAGATCTGTGACCGACTCACAGACCACCGACTCAAGAAACCCACCGActcaaaagaagagaaagactAAGCATGCAGGCTAATTAGCATGAGAAGCGAGATAATAATTAACCAATAGAATATAGAATACTAATTAAGAGAACGAGTTAACTTGTATCCAGTGAACATTGGCGCCTTTGTTTGCTAAAATGTATAAACAGTGAAAAGTTTCGGGAGTCATGGTGAAGGCTTTGTGGATTTCCTACCGGGCGCCCCTTTCTGGCAGAGCTGTCAATAAATCAAATACCTcgactctgtgtgtgtggagtGGCCTTTTGCACACCGGCTGAAAGGAACTTATTTCTGGACAGCCCCATACCCTTCCTGCCACTCCACGCACAAAGGCCTCCTCCCGTCTCCTACGAGGACTGCTCTTGAATGTGTTTATGCAATCATATGAATTCGTATGGGTCCGTGTTTTGTTATGGCAAGAGGATATTTAATATGCAGCGCTGGAGGGCTGATTTTATTGTACACACATGGAGGCAAAGTCACAGGATCTGGTCTTGTGAGCTTCTACGAACCAAAGGCCTAAATTTTGTCTTTATGAGAATTGCATTTGAACCATGATTTTGTTGAAAGCTTTATCCTTTCTGCTCAGTCACCACAGAAAGGTTTCCCCGATCCTGGATCGATCTTGTGCAGCTTCCTCCTCTAGCATGCACCAATAGCTGTAGCAGCTGGTATCTTGCAGGCATTTCAGACAGGTATGTAGTTCCTAGAGTCAGAAAATTTCCAAAGATGATGAAACAGCTAAACTTGCTCTGTCAGTGCAGGAAAGCACTGGGTTCACAACTGGTGGTTTGTCCCAGTGGAGACGTCACAGGAACACTGGTAGCCAGTGGTCACCACAACCTGAGCTTCTAACAGAGCTTTGACATACACTCTTTACAGGAATAGTTCTGTTTCTTCCTACCTAGACCATAAATGATGTTATTTTGTGCTTCTGTTTTAAAGGGAATGCTGGTACTGTACATGCCAGCCCTTGCTCTTTTTCCTTGGTGATTCAGAAGGAAATAATTGACTGATGAGTAAATTATCTCGCAGTGGTAAAGAAGGCAGTATTGAGGAAAAGTCTTCCTTGTCATCTGGgtctgtaaaatatttaattttgtgtaAAAGTTTCTCACAAGCCACTTAAAAAGTTTCAGTCAATTCCTTAGTTCCTGTTTAATTGCAATTAAATTTTCATTCCTAGGAGGCTGGCTTGAGATTTAGACTCTTCTGATGTCTCACTTTCCAAAAGCAATTCTGAATCCATGTCATAATCTGCCTTTTATAGCAGCTCTACTCTGTTCAGCTCTGGTAGATGTATTTGTTCATCTCCCTTTTCAAATGTAACTTTATTAGTAAAGTACTTATTCTGCAAGATCACATACTGTTCTGGCATATTCTGATCCTGTTGCCTATATTCTAACTACAGGAACAAAAAGGAATGAGCATGAAGGACATGCTTAAATTCTGAGATGAAAATACTAATCAGTCTTCTACCATAGAATGgatcacaggaaaaaatggagTATGTAGGACCCACTGAAAATACATAATGGTTGCACTAaaaaaactaccaaaaaaaaacaagcaggggagggaggggaaggtcAGGAGAATAAAGGACAGGAATACACTTTTTGTTAACATGTACATGTATGAGATCTAGCTATAGGTCACATTGCGATTTCAGTTCCTGAAAGTTAGACTAGGTCTGATGCACACATTCAAGACATTTGCATTAttccagcagatttttttcatttctgttatCCTAAAATGTTCTGGCAattaaatgtaaatgaaaatggCAGTTGCTGAcaaaaatacctatttttcaAAAGTCGAATCAATTTTACATTTTGAACTGATAACTACAAGCTGcattcaccttttttttccataactTATCTGCCTTCATTGTTCTCTGCGATGACTTCACTGTAGTTTCCTGGACCATAAAGACaacaattattttatattatatttcagTTTACACTAGTTAATTACTAAGACTACAAGGTTGATCTGGGTCTTTGGGAGTGTCTCTCCTAAATGGAAGAtaattttaacacagaaaacatCTAGACATGGCCTAAAGGATACATGACATAATTACATATTTTCAAGCATGCCTTATAGAGGTTTCTCAAGAAATATTAATACAGTAGTTTAATACAGTGTTAGCTTTAATGCAGTAGTAAGTAAGAGTATTcaaaaattttgggaaaaaattcatTTCTGGGGGAAATATAGGCCCATATCAGGTCCATTCCCTAAAGTGAAAGGGTATAAATCACTGGTAAGGGAtcaggaagagggaaaaacagtAGTGGCAGTAAGGGAAGTACAAAGTTGAATGTATTCTTATCTGCATATACAGATTATAGGATTAACTGGTTAAGTGAGGAGGTAGAAGCTATGCTAATCACAGAGCATATTGATTAGTGTGCTGTTCTCTAGCCATTACCACTTAGCAGTTTAAATATATTAGGAGAGGAAATTCATAGTACATATTTGAAAAGGATAGAGCAATAGCTATGCGAATTAAATTTGAAAGGTCTACAGATGATTGGCAGGAGAGGAATGAAATAACGTTACAGCAACAATCTaattctggtttttgtttgtttgagtttttttttttttttttgacaaataaTACGGAACACTACAACATACCTGCAGTCCTAGGCTTTTATCTGCCCTTGAAGTTATACCAAGAGTATTGTTACCCACAAATATAAGGACTATATAAATCCTTTTAAAGTTTGATTTTCATATGTCACTGAAGAGAAACATGGTGCTTGATACTATTTTGTCATGAAGTTTTTCACCACACATCTCAGATTCATCATCTAGCACCTGCCAACAATCTTGTCTGTATATTTAGGTCTAGGCTATTAACCACTCTGATGTATCAATATTCCTTTTTGTAGAACAGCATCGCGCTTAAATGACAATTTGTCCTGCATCTAACCTGTGCAGAATACGAAGGCTGAAAAGCAGGGAGAAGCCAGATGGCCTCTGACGTATGCTAGGAGACACATGCTGAAGGGATTGAGATAAGGTGACCAACAGGTACTTCTGAATGCTATCAACTCTGCAGCTGTTGAACATGTTCTTTACTTTGCCCTTATGTTCACCTTTTCTTAACTGACACTAACTTACTTCCTGTAAACAGCACCTTGCAGGAAGAGCCTGGGGTAACTCTCTAGCACAGTCCTGCACTCACTATGAATTTTATTTAGGCAATCATCACGGGTGCAGGGGGGAGGAAGGTTAATAACACCTCAGCCACTAACAATCAGAGAATTGTTAGGgttggttggaagggacctctggagatcccCTATTCCAACCCCcagccaaggcagggtcaccttgagcaggtgacacaggaacgaGCCCAGTtgggttttgaatgtctccagagagggagaccccatgacctccctgggcagccggttccagtgctctgccatcCTCAACAcgaagaatttcttcctcatgttgaggtggAACTTCTTGTGTTTCAGTTCACAGCCTTTGCTCGCCGTCCCGTCTCGGGGCACCACCAAAAAGTCTGGCACAGTCCTCTTGGCACTCGCCTCTGAGATATTTAAATGCACTGATGAGACCCTCGTCTCAGTCTTCTCTGGACTAAACATGCCCAGTCCCGTCCCGCTGCCCAGTGCACGGACGAGGGCGAATTCCCCGCCGAGCCGCGGGGCGCGGCGCCCGTCCCCTCACGCCGCTGCCGCACCTCCCTCCCGCCGCTGGGGGGCGCTCGCGGCGccggccgggcggggggcgcgcgctgcggcgggggcggggcttCGGGCGCGCGGCGCGGGCGGAAGCGGCGCGCGGGCGCGGGCCGGGAGGAGGCGGCGGAGGCGTCAGCGAGCGCAGGTAGCGCGGGGCGGCCGGCGGGGGGCGCTGCGCGGGGGGCGCCCCGGCAGAGCCCCAGAGCCGCGCCCTCGGCCGGGGCGGCGGGAGCGTGGGGGGAGGCCCGTCCGTCCGTCCATCCCCCCGCTCGTCCGTCCGTGCCGTGTTTTCACGGGGGAACGGCTGGGGGTGGCGCACGCTCGGGCGGGACCGGGATGGCGCAGGGCGGCTGCGGCTCTCCCGCACACGCGGGTCCGCACCGCGCCTGAGCGGCCGCATTGGTCCGCCCCTCCTTCGGGAGTTGCGGGACAGGCTCGTCTTCCTTCGGGCTTCCTCGCCGGCGGGTCCCGGTACCTGCGCGGCTGTCGAGGCGGCTGCGGCGCTGTCACTGCGGGCCCCGCCGAGGCGCGGTGAGTTGTGCTGGGGTTCCTGCGGCCGCGATCCgtgtcccagggctgtgatGCAGTGTCCTTGGGTGGCGAGGAAGCGCTGGAGCAAACGAGGGTGTTCTGGTTTCCTTCACCGCTAGCGGTGGTCTTCCAGTCTTAAGCTGTGCCTGCAGTGACTCTGCAAGATCGATGCCTTCTGCTGTAAGGATATAACTTCCAAATAGGCACAGCATAATTACAGTGATGTGATGGAActtacaggaaggaaaaaaaaaaaattcatattcaGGCAAAGGCAGGATCCCTAACAATGTCAGATTAAGTGATCTTCCGGCACTAACAggtctgcttaaaaaaaaaccaaaacaaacgGGTTTCATTTCACTGAAATGGGTCTCTTTGGTACTATtgaagaaataggaaaaagtaATACTGAATGATGTCTGCAAGATTTGAAACATTCAGTTTTAGGAGATTATAATGTATGGAATTTCCTGACAGCAAGTGTTGCAGAATAACACTTCCTTCTTACAATATAATAAAATGGCTTTTATCTGTAACATCTGATGATGTTTTGACTGCACTTACCTTTACTGCACTTATTTTGGTAAATATATATAACGTACTATTATCTCTACCTTATTTTGGTAGCTTTGTTCATCATTCATTATTAATAAACTCTCTCTTAGATTCCCTAACCTAACATGGTAGCATCCTGTAAATTCTCTTTTATGTCTCTTGTCATCTAAAAGATACTGACAGCGAGAGTGGAGtgtaatttctgtgtttgtgtgccACAAAACAAGCAGAGAAAATTTTTGTTCTATGCTGTGACATGATGTGGGGTTTTCTTAGAACAGTTCAGACTGGGTTAACTAGTTATTTTTGGTTGCTGTTTTGGAGGGGTTTGTTGTTTTGCCCCCTCAGTGGGTGAGCTGGGGGCagacaaatgtgttttttcattGTGAAAAGCGATCTTTGTAGGAATTGCAACCTCTTTTATTTTAAGAGAACTTTCAGAATATGAACATGATGTACATCCTAGTGTGCATGTGATTTGTCCTAACTGTAATGTAGTGTTAATTTTGGAGCAAATGTAATGAATTGCTGTTTTACTGTCATGAGAATAGCAGAGAAAGGAGACAATATGAAGATATATTAGATTGTGAGTAGCATCTTCTGGTAGTGTCACAAGCAGTGTGGTTGCAGTTTTAGATCAAATAGAGAAATTTATTGTTATCTTTGTTCCTCTTTTGACTTTATGCACGTGTGTATATGCACATGTGTATAAAACCTAAGTTTTTCCAGcctctttttgttattttaggTGTTAAAATATATAGGTATTTAATAGGTACCTGAGAGCTCCAGAGAATTAAGCAATTATGCTGGAATTCCTTTGGTCTGTTTCCTGAAGTTTTTTACAGTCGGAAATAAAGGTacttcctttcctccctccccctcccgtttccctttttctttttaaagcttttGTAGTATCTGCTTTTAGAGACTCCTTTTGGCTGTTATCTCCTTGAAGGAGGCATTGGTATCAGCTAATCACAGATTGTGATGTATCTTGGGGATTGGATGTCATTTAGCTGCTAAAAGTGAGATATTTCCCCTGGAGTTCATGATCACTTGTACATTTTCCGAGAATAGTAAAGGGGACTAGTTCTTGCATCTTGCCTAAACTGTAAGTAGGATAAATGCATGCTGTCAGCTAAAATTGTCAGCTGTGTAGTCAATGTATCTAAAGACTAGTAAGTGTCAAAAATAGCCATTTTCGAGTAGCTGTCAAAAATTGCTGAGGCTAAGTCACTCAGATGAATCTGTTTTTCCTGGTACAAGTTTActgctaaaatatattttatatgctatttgtgttttgtgttttttaactACCTCTTTCACCTGTGATTGATAATTTGTATCATTTTATGAGCTGGGTTTTCTCAACTGAGCATTATTAATAACAGCCTCTTATATTTTCTTCTATGGTTTTCAAAaaaactttacaaaaaaaataggTGTATTAGCATTTGCCTATGTAATTTAGGAGATTAATTTTGGATTGCTCAGAACTGAATGGGTACTTTGCCCATGTAAAATAGGGCCTGAAGTAGAGGCCTAGACAAGGGAATGTAAAACTTATCCCAATTAAATTGGTTTCTTCTGTAATACTAAAGAAACAGGAGGCTACCATGATATAAATAATCCAGTTAAATTTCTGGGTGCATTTTCCTCAATGTTAAGAATAAAGTATTTTGCAGTGCACACCACTGAGGTGTTACAGTTAACTAGTGTCTGTCATAATCCATTATTATGCTATGTTGAGCTGACAAGTCAATCTAGAAATAAGATTGTAGAAGAAAAGATGTAGAAAATGATCACTTGTCTTTAATGTTTCCTCCAGTGTTACTTTTCTCAAATCTTCACTTGGGTCGGCCTACTGGGAAGGAGCATGAATCCAAAGCCTCATCTGTATTGCAGTTTTGCCAtagaaacataattttattGGACAAATTCATACTCAGATTGAATTGTACAGGTTTCTTGAAAGAAAACCAGACAAGTtaaatttttcctctctccccagTGGAACAAGTCCCTTTTTTGGTTGCCATTCTACAGGAACAGTGCTTGTGTGGTGCACTGTGTGTACATGTGTGGCAATTTCTCCCCCATTGCAGCTGTCACTCTGTTAGTTGTCTGGGCCCTCCCCTCTTAATTCTCTTTAAACACCTGCCTTCATTTTAGGTCTCTTTAAAATGTTCAGTGAAAGTCCCTCTCTTAACAGTAACTTATGTGCATCATGCTGTAGGCTTGACTCTCTGTAAAGCTAGTCAAAATTAGCTAAACATTATCATCTCAGGAGGAAGTTTTGGAGTCTCGGGGGCTTTGGAAAGAGTGATACAAAGACAGCTGCGAAATTTCCCAAGGGAGTACTATGGGGGTACTTGTCATAGCCTGCAATTAATAAATTGTGGCGGTGTTACTGGGAAATGAGAAGCCAAGAAAGTGCCTTGTGCTCAGTCATAAGTGACTTATCAAGGAGCAAGGATACTACAGTGACCTGATTGGTGGCAATAAAGCATGAAGAGAGAAAAGTATCCCAGGGAAAATgaagctgagattttttttttttttttaatatttcttcactATTATTAAGAATCTGATACAGAGATAGATGTAGAAATGTTTTGGGGCCCAGATGGACCTAGTGGGAGGAGGGGAGGTTCAGCAGGTGTAACATACTGTCGTTATTGATATACTGTCCCAATTGATATCTGCttgctttaattttcttcacaagcCTTGCCaagccatttcccctctcaAACTCTTGAATCTTGGCTGACTGCCCATAGGCAAGGAACAaagaatttctgtttttaaatggttggtttattttaaaaacattcactGGCACTAGTAGGCAAAATAAAGGGGAAggtgttggaaaaaaaaaagtactctTAGGTACTTGATGAGGCTTCTTAGACACAAtgcagaattaaaataattattggTAGAAAGTGTAAAACAAAAACTATTAAAATAGGAATGCAGGCATTTAAATAGAAATAGCTCTCCAACATTTCTTAAGTACTGACAAAAGGTAGTCTAGTGTTTGGGCTCTCAGATAATTTTATACCAGAGCCACTGTAAGCTTGCTGTGTGGGTTTTCAAGTCTAAAGCAATATGTTTGTTCTCTCAACTCGAAGTTCATCTACAAGACAAATTGGTGCTGTTCTTAGAAGCCTGTAGGAGGTAAAACCGTTCCTGGTTTAAGATATGTCTGAGGTAGTCCCAGCAGCTCGTCAGCAGCAACAACACTGTCTGTTTGATGAGCTGTGACTTTTGTTGGCCATATATCCCTTGGCTGCCTTGAGAGACAGGAACTGTTGGGAATGCAcaagattttcttctttctttgtagAAGAATAGGTATTTTTGGTAGTTACACTTTTTTGCTATTCCCTTAAACCTCATGTTTCTTTCACTTGGAATATCCATTGAAGGTGTTCCCCAAAAGGCAGCTAGCAATAAGgcaaaaagatttttttttcagtgtgccAAGGTAATGGCAGGTCTTGGGTATGTAGAAGCAGGGAATGAAGGAACACATGCTGTAGGAGAAGGTATAAAGATAGATGTCCTGGAAAAGACACAAAAGCAGACTCCTTTGGCAGCATGCTCTGAAAGTGGTACAGAACTGCTAAAAcctgcagcccagcagcctTTGTAGTGATAGTGCAGCCCTTTTTATGCCCAGAAGTATGCCTTCCTACCTGTTCTTAAGATAGCAGCATGTTTTATAGTACTGTTATTTTCACTTGAGTCTAGCAGCTATTAATATAAACAGTCTCTACTTATCTGTGATGCAGTCTGGAAGGACCCTTGAGTTTCATCAGCACATTTTGGTGGGCTCTGTTTTGTCAGGCATTGCTGAGGTTTTGTCAGTACAGTATCCTCTTTTCCCTGTATGCTGTGATGCTTTTCTGTTGACCAGATTTTACAGCAGCAGTAGTAGGAATACTTGAGGTGCTAAGAGTAAATCTTATCAAAAGGCAGCTGAATATGTATGGGAACTGGCGTTGCTGTTCATGGTTGGTTCTGAGTGGAATATCCTGCTCTTTCATGGTGCTGTACAGCTGTCTGAGTGAGCCTGATTAATGAACCTGGGACCCAAAGTACAGTGTTGGTCTGCAGCAGTCACCAGTATGGATGTGCCAGTACAGGACAGTAGTTTCATTGGCATCTTCTCAGGAGCTTGTGTACTCATAAAAATATGAGGAATGTGGGTCTTCCTTATGCACCAGTTTTAATCAGGGCTCTGTGTAAACACTTCTTTGGGCGCCTGTTGGTCAGCTGCACCTCATGCAGATTTTTCACCTACAGCCAAACCAACAGCCATCTAAGACTGCAAATTACCCAAATACGAACATCATTTTCGGCATTCCGAAAAGTCTCAGCATGTGAGCTCCTGGGCTTCTAGCTTATTTCATTGTATCAGTCTTCTAAAATTAATTGGATAGTGAATATGTTCTCTGCTGTTTTGATGTGTGTCAGTCATTCTTTAGACTCCCCATTTTCATTGCTTCACAGAAAGGACTGAGGGTTTTCCAAATAACATAGAACCAGCCTGTCTGGTTTCAGAATGGTCAACATGATTGAATAGTGAGCTGAATGATGCTCAAagttttctgtagaaaaattaGGAAACAAAATTCTTTGGAGGCCACAGAGGTAAATGGGCCAGAGGGTGCACTCTGcaaatagatgaaaaaaaagggaaagtaaTAGAATGGAGCTTGATGCTactgtggaatttttttacCTGGTGTTCTGTAATGCCCAGTGATTCTTGTCTTCCTGAAATGTTTGTTGGCTATTGCAATGAAGTATCACTCTGCATTTTTAAAGGCAGTTTCTTGTTTACTGATACAGTACCCTCTCTGTACTGAGGGATGTTTGTTGCCATGAATTTAATAGTAATTTCTTGTACAGATGTAATTTTAGTATGGTAATTTTAAATTgctaataatttaataatatttttgtgcTCCCACGGAGATGGTAATAAATTCCAATTTTGTACTGTACAATTATTTTATAGTAATTGTTAATGTCAGCTTTTATTTGTACTGTCCTGACTTCTGTCTGCTGGCTGTTCTATTACAagattttttccacttcttctTTAATTGGAAGCACGCTTCTATGACTGTatatggcttttcttttttaagctcTGTCTTGATAAATCACTTCTTTTTATGCAGTTAATATCCAGTTGCAAAGCCAGACCTGCTCTTGAATGCATGGTGTCATGTTGTTATTGATCATAATTTGAAAGTGAGGAACAGATAAATATTGTGGTAGTAAGTAATAGATGGAGAAAATTCCCACTTACAAAGCCTACTTTCCTAATATACGAGTCTGTTAGAGACCTGTCTAGGTCTGTAGAACATCACTGAGGCACTACTGCCTTAATATTTGAGATTCTGTCTTTCAAAACATATGACCAAATAGGTGACTTTATTGGACTGTATGTTAACAATATtcttttcacttcatttttcttggctttattcttagaaatatttttgatcTTTGAATGAAATGGGTTTCTCTCAGGCTTTGGTTTTCTGTATGCTTTGCATCTGCTAACTGCTTATTAATAACTACCAAAAATACCTTATGGacctgctgctttctttttctcttacaaATAATTACCGTTATCTGTCCTGTACATTTTTCAAAACTAGAAGGTACACAAATCATCTTTGCAGGACAGGTTTAAATTTGCCCTACAACCATTTCTAGTGGTTTAGGAAGGCTGGAGTCTCTTGGGCAGGCTAGAAAAATTATGATGAATATGTGCTGGTCTTTCATGAGCCAATTGACTGGCAGAAGTGGCAGTGCTGTAAAGTGCATTAAGCTTTTAAGGATTTAGGTATGCCTTGTTTTTCTGATAACCTGAGGTTGTTTCAGAGCATGTGTGAGGCATTCCTTTGCGTTATAAACCATTTAATTTTTGGGTTGTATGTTAATACAATCTCTTGGTTTTTCTGGGAATGGGTAAAGCAGAATCTGAGGAAgactttgcaaaaaaaattcaagaaggATATTTTGTAAGTATGGGCTGGTTTCCATGGAGAAGGGTCAGTATTCAAACTGAAGTCTGATACTACTTAAGTAAGTTAACTTTCCTTTGTTATGGAACATATAATGCATTTTCTGTAGctctttcttttgcctttgcTCCTTTTGTTTCATGCAGTCAATAATGTAATTTATATATGACTGATTCTGAAATACAGGATAGagacattattttgttttggagTGGATGAGTGCCTTAGTTCATTGTTTTTCTTGCCAGACGGATGTCAGTGTTGTGATACCACTGGATAAAGTTGTATCCACATTGGTAGGTTTTGGCAGTACTTTTTGAAAATCAGCAGTGGCAACAGTGAAGAAAACCAAGCTCTTTATATGTCTGTGAAAGGCAAACCTAGTGTCAGATCCTCATTCAGGAATTGGTTGTTGCTCCAAGTTCTTATGTTGTTCCTGGCTTGGGCTTGTAACTTTTACAATAATTTAAATATGCATGCTGATTTAAAATACTATgctgatttaaaattctttGGAAAACTGGCACTTGAATTGGTTACTTTAGGCTGCTTATTGAAAGGATTATCTGGAAGACATTCTCTTCTTCATGGATTCTTGGATTGCCATTTTGTCTGAAGTCTACTCAGGAGTTCTGTttgatttgggtttgttttgtggaatattttgttttgttttgggtttgctggtttggggttttgtttattttctttccctcctcagATTTTCAAATTTTGTTCTGGTTGTACTCCTTCGTCTTCACAGATGT
It encodes the following:
- the LOC131575472 gene encoding basic proline-rich protein-like, producing MNDEQSYQNKRFLATQGHCITALGHGSRPQEPQHNSPRLGGARSDSAAAASTAAQVPGPAGEEARRKTSLSRNSRRRGGPMRPLRRGADPRVRESRSRPAPSRSRPSVRHPQPFPRENTARTDERGDGRTDGPPPTLPPPRPRARLWGSAGAPPAQRPPPAAPRYLRSLTPPPPPPGPRPRAASARAARPKPRPRRSARPPPGRRRERPPAAGGRCGSGVRGRAPRPAARRGIRPRPCTGQRDGTGHV